Proteins encoded within one genomic window of Hevea brasiliensis isolate MT/VB/25A 57/8 chromosome 8, ASM3005281v1, whole genome shotgun sequence:
- the LOC110647712 gene encoding anaphase-promoting complex subunit 1 isoform X1: MPSGLRELTVLGEFKPFGLIAEALDGKPPDNAADKYDYFLFDPEIVRDRNEMDDADASGPALRDRCDHELFIRGNRIIWSTGSRVFKRFTSPSPVIMACWCHVGDMSDAFLCILLSDSLTVYNISAGEVVSIPLPCAITSIWPLPFGLLLQPAAEGSSPAQSTFLSTSPLLGARDISRPRREIRHSPQQNATFLGAFDRVIKADTVTLSSHLILKDLLEEPQSTYIEERGKLSIMKDFDERTIWTSDRIPLMASYNKGKMQHSVWVAEVINSNLEVASGGLIDAVPAGLLAKQFSFRRIWQGKGAQTAACKIFLATDDDSAPVICFLLQEQKKLLSVRLQSLEINNEIIFDVKPDMSWSIPAIAAAPVVVTRPRVKVGLLPYTDIIVLAPENTLLLYSGKQCLCKYLLPSCLGKGRLSHNSEFSETVSIPHDLKILGLADAVEGRVNLITNNGQMFRCVLRRSPSSVLVNDCITAMAEGLSSSYYNHFLGVLWGDTDSECLSKVDYSVDSEWKSFCGVILGMCRKSSAISHKHSSSQKLSSWEFLLNSKFHMNYRKLSSITGISSGISLDVREIDSSGPNMKCEQSSEESFSGELLQESLGSLHALYENLKLDNLRKLDLELLAVLQCNIAEFLGQESYLDHYIRDFPCLFKKIGIYPKSFAQKTAPSIFRWLEHCLQFGYSSANKTDLPPLIYKDGISVLSWARKIVSFYSLLCGGKQLGKKLSSGVHCNVAIGSYGTSEELTVLAMVGERFGLQQLDSLPSGVSLPLRHVLDKCRESPPTDWPAAAYVLLGREDLALSHLTHTCKSKELETQSNVNLISMSSPYMLHLHPVTIPSAVSDTTGLESSKFEDTDSADGSMMDGMEHIFNSSTQLRYGRDLRLNEVRRLLCSARPVAIQTSINPSASDQDIQQAQLWHLAQRTTALPLGRGAFTLATISTLLTEAFTVPKLVLAGRLPAQQNATVNLDPNIRNIQELKSWPEFHNAVAAGLRLAPLQGKVSRTWIIYNKPEEPNVIHAGLLLALGLHGYLRVLIITDIYTYFTQEHESTTVGLMLGLAASYRGTMQPAISKTLYVHIPARHSSSFPELELPTLLQSAALVSLGLLYEGSVHPQTMQILLGEMGRRSGGDNVLEREGYAVSAGFALGLVALGRGEDALGFMDSLVDRLFHYIGGKEIHNERLLFLTPSADEHNRGIGQMMDGTAVNVDVTAPGAIIALSLMFLKTESEAIVSRLSIPQTYFDLQYVRPDFIMLRVIARNLIMWSRVHPSKDWILSQIPEIVKSGVEGLGDDINDIDDMDAETFVQAYVNIVAGACISLGLKFAGAKDGNVQELLYEYAVYFLNEIKPVSATSGNTSPKGLSRYVDRGTLEICLHLIVLSLCVVMAGSGHLQTFRLLRFLRNRNSADGHANYGIQMAVSLATGFLFLGGGMRTFSTSNSSIAALLITLYPRLPTGPNDNRCHLQAFRHLYVLATEARWIQTVDVDSGLPVYAPLEVTIKETEHYAETSFCEVTPCILPERAVLKSVRVCGPRYWPQVMELVPEDKPWWSFGDKNNPFNSGVLYIKRKVGACSYVDDPVGRQSLLSRAMHKVFGLTSTRACNPTVSGNSGLGAVSVDQLVSTFSSDPSLIAFAQLCCDPSWNSRSDADFREFCLQILYECISKDRPALLQVYLSLYTTVRSMIDQVTNGTFVFRDSLAISNLKLALTYNEALLSGRLTTSRGGVVQSIFLGSLRKQVEELLTSSEALKNDLCNYLNSAQWPSDEKQGERNSVLLSWYLQWCGVPGPSVIWIAMEKIKPKVFSSSSVPLLRLLFPTTHINAIGEIDKSLFSSQVSS, translated from the exons ATGCCTTCTGGGCTTCGCGAACTCACTGTACTTGGCGAGTTCAAGCCATTTGGCTTAATCGCCGAGGCTCTCGATGGCAAGCCTCCTGATAATGCGGCCGATAAGTACGATTACTTCCTTTTTGACCCCGAAATCGTCCGAGACAGAAATGAAATGGACGACGCCGATGCCTCGGGACCCGCTCTGAGAGATCGCTGCGACCACGAGCTCTTCATTAGAGGAAACAG GATTATATGGTCCACAGGTTCACGAGTGTTCAAGAGATTCACCTCTCCCTCTCCAGTTATAATG GCATGCTGGTGTCATGTGGGTGATATGTCTGACGCTTTCCTTTGTATCTTGCTAAGTGACTCTCTAACTGTATACAACATATCAG cagGTGAAGTAGTATCCATTCCCCTTCCATGTGCCATTACATCAATATGGCCTCTTCCATTTGGTTTACTACTTCAGCCAGCAGCTGAAGGGAGTTCACCTGCACAATCTACTTTTTTATCCACAAGTCCTTTATTAGGTGCACGCGATATATCCCGTCCCAGAAGAGAAATTAGGCATAGTCCCCAGCAAAATGCCACCTTTTTGGGAGCATTTGATCGTGTGATCAAAGCAGATACAGTTACCTTGTCCTCACATCTGATTCTGAAAGATCTGTTGGAAGAGCCACAG TCAACATATATTGAAGAAAGAGGAAAATTAAGCATAATGAAGGATTTTGATGAAAGAACAATTTGGACAAGTGATCGAATTCCTCTAATGGCATCATATAATAAAG GAAAAATGCAGCATTCAGTGTGGGTTGCTGAAGTCATCAATTCCAACCTTGAAGTGGCAAGTGGCGGTTTAATTGATGCAGTTCCCGCTGGTTTATTAGCTAAACAATTTTCCTTTCGTAGAATATGGCAAGGGAAGGGTGCCCAGACAGCTGCTTGTAAG ATTTTTCTTGCCACTGATGATGATTCAGCTCCTGTTATTTGTTTTCTTCTTCAAGAACAAAAGAAATTGTTGTCAGTAAGGCTTCAAAGTCTTGAAATCAATAATGAGATAATCTTTGATGTTAAGCCTGACATGAGCTGGAGCATACCTGCAATTGCGGCTGCACCAGTGGTTGTAACTCGTCCAAG GGTGAAAGTGGGTCTACTGCCATATACAGACATCATTGTTTTGGCTCCAGAAAACACGCTTCTTCTTTAT TCAGGGAAGCAGTGCCTGTGCAAGTATTTGTTGCCATCTTGCTTGGGTAAAGGTCGGCTTTCACATAATTCAGAGTTTTCAGAGACAGTATCCATTCCCCATGACTTAAAGATTTTAGGATTGGCTGATGCTGTAGAGGGGCGTGTCAATCTAATAACAAATAATGGGCAG ATGTTTCGATGTGTATTACGAAGAAGTCCTTCATCTGTATTGGTGAATGATTGCATCACAGCAATGGCTGAGGGGCTCAGTTCAAGTTACTACAATCATTTCCTTGGTGTTCTTTGGGGAGACACTGACTCTGAATGTTTGTCAAAGGTTGATTATAGTGTTGATTCTGAATGGAAGTCATTTTGTGGTGTTATACTTGGAATGTGTAGAAAGTCCAGTGCAATTTCTCATAAGCATTCGAGTTCACAGAAGCTTTCGTCCTGGGAGTTCCTTCTTAACAGCAAATTTCACATGAACTACAGAAAACTTAGCTCCATTACTGGAATTTCTTCTGGAATATCACTTGATGTGAGGGAAATAGATTCTTCTGGACCAAATATGAAATGTGAGCAAAGTTCAGAAGAATCATTTTCTGGTGAGCTATTACAGGAGTCTCTGGGTTCTCTGCATGCATTATATGAAAATCTGAAACTGGATAATCTTCGCAAACT GGACTTGGAGCTTCTGGCTGTTCTACAATGCAATATTGCGGAATTTCTTGGCCAGGAGAGCTACTTAGATCATTATATTCGTGATTTTCCATGCCTTTTTAAGAAAATTGGGATATATCCTAAGTCTTTCGCTCAAAAAACTGCCCCTAGTATATTCAGGTGGCTTGAACACTGTTTGCAATTTGGTTATAGCTCTGCTAATAAAACTGATCTCCCACCTTTAATTTACAAAGACGGAATTTCTGTTCTGAGCTGGGCACGAAAGATAGTCTCCTTTTACAGTTTATTATGTGGTGGTAAACAGTTGGGCAAGAAGCTATCATCTGGTGTTCACTGTAATGTTGCTATAGGATCATATGGAACTAGTGAGGAGCTCACTGTCTTGGCAATGGTTGGGGAAAGATTTGGATTGCAACAACTTGACTCCCTGCCTTCTGGTGTATCTCTTCCTCTGCGACAT GTGTTAGATAAGTGTCGGGAATCTCCACCGACCGACTGGCCTGCAGCTGCATACGTTCTTCTAGGTCGAGAAGATCTGGCTTTGTCACATTTGACACATACCTGCAAATCTAAGGAACTTGAAACTCAATCCAATGTGAATTTAATATCAATGTCTTCACCATACATGCTTCATTTGCATCCAGTGACAATTCCTTCTGCTGTTTCTGACACAACTGGATTGGAGAGTTCAAAGTTTGAGGATACAGATTCTGCTGATGGATCCATGATGGATGGTATGGAACACATCTTCAACTCTAGTACTCAGTTGCGGTATGGTCGAGATCTCCGATTGAATGAG GTTAGACGCCTTTTGTGTTCTGCAAGACCTGTGGCTATTCAAACATCCATTAATCCAAGTGCCTCTGATCAGGATATCCAGCAG GCTCAATTGTGGCACCTGGCACAAAGGACCACCGCACTTCCCCTGGGCCGTGGGGCATTTACTTTGGCAACAATATCTACTCTCTTAACAGAG gcCTTCACTGTCCCAAAGCTTGTTTTAGCTGGTCGGTTGCCTGCCCAACAAAATGCAACT GTTAATCTGGACCCTAATATAAGGAATATACAAGAACTTAAGTCTTGGCCAGAGTTTCACAATGCTGTTGCTGCTGGACTAAGGCTGGCCCCACTTCAG GGAAAAGTGTCGAGAACATGGATTATATATAACAAACCTGAGGAACCAAATGTTATTCACGCTGGACTTCTCCTTGCTTTAGGATTACATGGATATCTCCGCGTTTTAATTATTACTGACATATATACATATTTCACACAG GAACATGAGAGCACAACTGTAGGATTAATGCTTGGCCTGGCTGCATCTTATAGGGGGACAATGCAACCAGCAATATCAAAG ACACTTTATGTGCACATACCTGCTCGACATTCTTCTTCATTTCCAGAGTTAGAATTGCCAACCCTTCTGCAG TCAGCAGCATTAGTGTCACTTGGGCTTCTTTATGAAGGATCCGTGCACCCACAGACGATGCAAATCCTTTTG GGTGAAATGGGCCGCAGAAGTGGAGGTGATAATGTACTTGAAAGAGAGGGCTATGCTGTTTCTGCAGGCTTTGCTTTGGGTCTTGTTGCATTGG GCCGAGGGGAAGATGCACTTGGTTTTATGGACAGTTTGGTTGATCGATTGTTTCACTACATTGGTGGCAAGGAAATTCATAAT GAAAGACTACTTTTCTTGACACCATCAGCTGATGAACACAATCGTGGAATTGGACAG ATGATGGATGGAACTGCTGTTAATGTTGATGTTACTGCACCTGGAGCTATAATTGCTCTTTCCCTAATGTTTTTGAAG ACTGAATCAGAGGCAATTGTATCGAGGCTTTCAATTCCTCAGACTTATTTTGATTTGCAATATGTGAGGCCTGACTTCATAATGCTTCGAGTCATAGCCCGTAATTTGATAATGTGGAGCAG GGTGCATCCCTCCAAAGACTGGATTCTGTCCCAGATTCCTGAGATTGTGAAAAGTGGTGTTGAAGGCCTTGGAGATGACATTAATGATATTGATGACATGGATGCAGAAACCTTTGTCCAGGCATATGTAAATATAGTGGCTGGAGCATGCATTTCTTTAG GTTTGAAGTTTGCTGGCGCAAAGGATGGAAATGTGCAGGAATTACTTTATGAATATGCTGTTTACTTTTTAAACGAG ATCAAGCCTGTTTCTGCTACAAGTGGAAATACTTCTCCCAAGGGATTGTCTCGCTATGTTGACCGTGGCACTTTGGAAATATGCCTTCACCTCATTGTTCTTTCCTTGTGTGTG GTTATGGCTGGTTCTGGACATCTACAAACATTTCGGTTGCTGAGATTTCTTCGGAACCGTAATTCTGCAGATGGTCATGCTAATTATGGAATTCAAATGGCT GTAAGCTTGGCAACTGGTTTCTTGTTTCTTGGGGGAGGAATGCGGACATTTTCAACAAGCAACAGTTCTATTGCTGCTTTATTAATTACTCTTTACCCACGTTTGCCTACTGGACCAAATGATAATCGCTGCCACCTTCAG GCATTTAGGCATTTATATGTCCTTGCGACAGAGGCTCGCTGGATTCAGACTGTTGATGTTGACAGTGGTTTACCTGTTTATGCTCCTCTTGAAGTTACCATTAAGGAAACTGAACATTATGCAgaaacaagtttttgtgaagttaCTCCTTGTATTTTGCCTGAACGTGCTGTT TTGAAGAGTGTACGGGTTTGTGGCCCTCGGTATTGGCCTCAAGTGATGGAGCTTGTCCCTGAAG ATAAACCTTGGTGGAGTTTTGGTGACAAGAATAACCCATTTAATTCTGGTGTTCTCTATATCAAACGAAAGGTCGGAGCTTGTTCATATGTGGATGATCCCGTAGGACGCCAATCTCTGCTGTCACGAGCAATGCATAAG GTTTTTGGTTTGACTAGTACAAGAGCATGTAATCCTACTGTCAGTGGCAACAGTGGATTGGGTGCTGTTTCAGTTGATCAGTTGGTCAGTACCTTCTCTTCTGATCCTAGCTTAATTGCCTTTGCTCAACTTTGCTGTGACCCTTCCTGGAATAGCAG ATCCGATGCTGATTTCCGGGAATTCTGTTTGCAAATATTATATGAATGCATTAGCAAAGACAGACCAGCTCTTCTACAG GTCTATTTGTCATTATACACTACCGTTAGGTCCATGATTGACCAAGTTACAAATGGTACTTTTGTTTTTAGAGACTCACTTGCTATTTCCAATTTGAAG CTTGCACTAACCTACAATGAGGCTCTTCTGAGTGGAAGATTGACCACTTCGAGAGGCGGTGTTGTTCAATCTATCTTTCTAGGGTCTCTTAGGAAGCAGGTAGAAGAGCTCCTAACATCTTCGGAGGCACTGAAGAATGATTTGTGCAACTATTTGAATTCAGCACAATGGCCCAGTGATGAGAAACAAGGAGAGAGGAATTCAGTACTTCTTTCATGGTATCTTCAATGGTGTGGAGTCCCAGGTCCGTCTGTGATCTGGATAGCAATGGAGAAAATCAAGCCCAAGGTCTTTTCATCATCTTCAGTTCCATTGTTGCGTTTGTTATTTCCAACTACTCACATCAATGCCATTGGTGAGATAGATAAATCCTTGTTTTCTTCTCAAGTCAGCAGCTGA